The following are encoded in a window of Carettochelys insculpta isolate YL-2023 chromosome 30, ASM3395843v1, whole genome shotgun sequence genomic DNA:
- the BGLAP gene encoding osteocalcin encodes MKTLTLVTLLGLVTLCLCRGDSAHSNSANDSPSSEAFVSKQDSAEVVKRHKRNYVYSRFYDVIQDPLEGKREVCELNPDCDELADHIGFQEAYRRFYGPV; translated from the exons ATGAAGACACTCACCCTGGTGACCTTGCTGGGGCTGGTGACCCTGTGCCTTTGCCGTGGAG ACTCGGCTCATTCCAACAGTGCCAACGActcgcccagctctgaag CATTCGTCTCCAAGCAGGACAGCGCCGAGGTGGTGAAGAGACACAAACGGAACTACGTCTACAGCAG GTTCTACGATGTCATCCAGGACCCCCTGGAGGGCAAGCGCGAGGTCTGCGAGCTCAACCCCGACTGCGACGAGTTGGCTGACCACATCGGCTTCCAGGAGGCCTACAGGCGATTCTATGGGCCCGTCTAG
- the PAQR6 gene encoding membrane progestin receptor delta: protein MLTIKLPQIFRVHQVPRIFWEDGIISGYRHPRSSAFDCILSSFQMTNETVNIWTHFLPTWYFLWRFLVLSSSLDFCRDAYNWPFLVYLLLVCLYPFTSSCAHTFSTMSTHARHICYFFDYGALSLYSLGCAFTYGAYAMPDRWVNGTLHHYFVPMAAFNSFVCTSLSCYSRFPELECPRLSKILRTTAFVYPFVYDNIPLFYRLLFCFGDDCTWNDAIAGYVYHLFFALLTGFLFASHLPERLAPGRFDYIGHSHQLFHICAVVGTHFQLEAILSDVRSRQAWLSTQAPAPAFSATFGTMSLALLGNLLIIGGFTMALLHWPGSSSILQSTVPEMGQAKEQ, encoded by the exons ATCTTCTGGGAGGATGGTATCATATCGGGCTACCGCCACCCCCGGAGCTCTGCCTTCGACTGCATCCTGAGCTCCTTCCAAATGACCAACGAGACGGTCAATATCTGGACCCACTTCCTCCCGACCTG GTATTTCCTCTGGCGGTTCCTGGTGCTCTCCTCCTCCCTGGATTTCTGCAGAGACGCCTACAACTGGCCTTTCCTGGTCTACCTATTGCTGGTCTGCCTGTACCCCTTCACCTCCAGCTGCGCCCACACCTTCAGCACCATGTCCACCCATGCCCGCCACATCTGCTACTTCTTTGACTACGGAGCCCTGAGTCTCTACAGCCTGG GGTGTGCTTTCACATATGGAGCCTATGCGATGCCAGACCGTTGGGTTAACGGCACTTTACACCATTACTTTGTACCAATGGCTGCTTTTAACTCATTTGTCTGCACCAGTCTGTCTTGTTACTCCCG TTTCCCAGAATTGGAGTGTCCCCGGCTCAGCAAGATTTTACGGACAACGGCCTTTGTGTATCCCTTTGTCTATGACAATATCCCATTGTTTTATAGG ctcctgttctgCTTTGGGGACGACTGCACCTGGAACGACGCCATCGCCGGCTACGTCTACCACCTCTTCTTTGCCTTGCTCACCGGCTTCCTCTTTGCCTCCCACCTGCCGGAACGCCTGGCACCCGGGCGCTTCGACTACATTG GGCACAGCCACCAGCTGTTCCACATCTGTGCGGTGGTGGGCACCCACTTCCAGCTGGAGGCCATCCTGTCGGACGTGCGCTCACGCCAGGCCTGGCTGAGCACCCAAGCCCCGGCACCCGCCTTCTCCGCCACTTTCGGCACCAtgagcctggccctgctggggaaCCTGCTCATCATTGGGGGCTTCACCATGGCTCTGCTGCATTGGCCGGGCAGCTCCTCCATCCTGCAGAGCACTGTGCCTGAGATGGGCCAGGCCAAGGAGCAGTGA